A single genomic interval of Vibrio maritimus harbors:
- a CDS encoding Na+/H+ antiporter subunit C — translation MEILWSGVMGIFVAAGIYLMLERHYLRVIFGLILLSSAVNLAIFTSGRLTFGVAPLIDANDVLPPEGYANPLPQALVLTAIVIGFGLLVFALLLFYRSYQESGSADVEQLTRSEEDS, via the coding sequence ATGGAAATATTATGGAGTGGGGTGATGGGTATCTTTGTCGCAGCCGGTATCTACTTGATGTTGGAGCGTCACTATCTTCGAGTTATCTTCGGATTAATACTACTTAGCAGTGCCGTTAACCTAGCAATATTTACTAGCGGTCGATTAACTTTCGGCGTGGCGCCGCTTATCGACGCAAATGACGTATTGCCGCCAGAGGGCTACGCAAACCCATTACCACAAGCCTTAGTTCTGACTGCGATCGTGATTGGATTTGGTTTACTGGTGTTTGCCTTGTTACTGTTTTACCGCTCTTATCAGGAGTCAGGGAGTGCAGATGTTGAGCAACTAACTCGCTCTGAGGAGGATTCATGA
- a CDS encoding Na+/H+ antiporter subunit E → MSYFLLNLFLAFAWMLINGSYSSGNFVIGFIVGFFALRLSQPFGLKTSYFKRFTATLSLFVYFIYEMIVSVARVMWDVITPTHLSDPDIVYVPLDAKSDVEITLLANMVSLTPGSLCLDVTEDKKHLVVHAMFAPEHEEVIQSIKQGMERRILEVTRG, encoded by the coding sequence ATGAGTTACTTCTTGCTTAACTTGTTTCTTGCTTTCGCTTGGATGCTAATTAATGGCAGCTACAGCAGCGGTAACTTTGTTATTGGATTTATTGTCGGTTTCTTTGCTTTGCGCCTTAGTCAGCCTTTTGGGTTAAAAACGAGTTACTTCAAACGCTTTACGGCGACGCTATCCCTCTTTGTTTATTTTATCTACGAGATGATAGTGTCAGTTGCTCGAGTGATGTGGGATGTCATTACGCCAACTCACCTAAGTGACCCTGATATTGTTTATGTCCCACTGGATGCCAAGAGTGATGTGGAAATAACCTTACTTGCAAATATGGTTTCATTAACTCCAGGTAGTCTTTGCCTCGATGTTACGGAGGACAAGAAGCATCTTGTGGTTCACGCGATGTTTGCACCTGAGCATGAAGAGGTGATCCAAAGCATTAAACAAGGAATGGAGAGAAGAATATTGGAGGTGACCCGTGGGTGA
- the mbhE gene encoding hydrogen gas-evolving membrane-bound hydrogenase subunit E, giving the protein MSNGINRVYVTEPNVRDKPLWIFAVLPAGILLALSYWYQPSGLSWTVEWVPSLGIDLSFRLTGLSYLFAAMISGVGVMVQLYAYAYLKGAKDRWLFHSYLTLFMLAMLGVVVSDNVLLLFVFWELTTLTSYLLIGFNHEKEQSRKNALQSLIVTGAGGLALLAGLILLGQAAGSFQLSVIISEQAVIAQAPIYHASMVLVMLGALTKSAQFPFHFWLPNAMAAPTPVSAYLHSSTMVKAGVFLLALLSPVYSESDVWFYTLTTVGGFTALWCALLAVRQTDLKLMLAYSTNVVLGMLVLLLGIGSELALVSAFLLIIAHAFYKAALFMVVGNIDKATGTRDIRLLRGLKSVLVISLIAAAIAALSKSGIPPFMGFLSKEYMYKALLEVNTWILLVLLVVNALMVSLAMSLIFKPFLSSKPHGSQEKRAAVAKPVETSFMLWIPPALLALGSIALPVLALGWLNSNIVAPGVQTVSPDLLVGDVKLWQGINLPLILSGFTLGLGVLFYKLSGRAQTWWDRGGVTTPLADPVFHRFMASLVGVAKWQTNLLQHKKLGGYVLTSFAVLAILLFSHISLGNVNWSSSLAELRYFEVVIAAIMIASALLCIVSTSRLLAVASLGVIGFMTTLVFMLYSAPDVAKTLLLVETLLVVFVALLMRHLPLFSTVPKHPRRRRALHAVVAIFIGVAVTMLLITITSQPIDTSLSQFFAEQSVPGGHGRNIVNVILVDFRAFDTFGEVVVVVIAGLSAASLVNSSVHKKNKINSLIFATTAHIVAALMLVFSLYLLLRGHNTPGGGFIGALIAVIGLSLLMFAESPSYVRERLYYSPFGIAMVGIAVSALSGVMSLLVGLPYLTGLWWKEVVPLGTPLLFDVGIYLSIIGGVMGMLLKVNEELD; this is encoded by the coding sequence ATGAGTAATGGAATCAATCGAGTCTATGTAACAGAGCCCAATGTAAGGGATAAGCCGCTTTGGATTTTTGCAGTCCTACCAGCTGGGATTCTCCTTGCCCTAAGTTATTGGTATCAGCCATCAGGATTGAGCTGGACAGTAGAGTGGGTGCCTAGCTTAGGGATCGATCTTAGCTTTAGGCTCACTGGTTTATCTTATCTGTTCGCGGCAATGATCTCTGGTGTCGGCGTAATGGTTCAGCTTTATGCTTATGCCTACTTAAAAGGGGCAAAAGATCGTTGGTTGTTCCACAGCTATCTAACGCTGTTTATGCTCGCCATGTTAGGTGTTGTGGTGAGTGACAACGTCCTTCTGTTGTTCGTATTTTGGGAGCTGACCACACTTACTTCCTATCTGCTTATCGGTTTTAACCATGAAAAGGAGCAATCGAGAAAAAATGCACTGCAATCGCTGATCGTTACTGGTGCTGGTGGGCTTGCTTTGCTTGCGGGACTCATCCTATTGGGGCAAGCCGCAGGCAGTTTTCAACTTAGTGTGATCATCTCTGAGCAAGCTGTGATAGCACAAGCTCCGATCTACCACGCCTCGATGGTTTTGGTCATGCTCGGCGCATTAACGAAATCTGCTCAGTTTCCATTTCATTTCTGGCTGCCAAATGCGATGGCAGCACCCACGCCAGTCAGTGCCTATTTGCATTCGTCGACCATGGTGAAAGCGGGCGTATTCTTGTTAGCTTTATTGTCTCCGGTCTACTCGGAATCAGACGTTTGGTTTTATACCTTAACAACAGTGGGTGGGTTTACCGCTTTATGGTGCGCGCTGCTGGCAGTAAGGCAAACGGACCTCAAACTGATGCTCGCATACAGTACCAATGTCGTGTTGGGCATGCTGGTGCTGCTACTGGGTATTGGTAGCGAACTCGCGTTGGTATCAGCATTTCTGTTGATTATTGCTCATGCTTTTTATAAAGCAGCACTGTTTATGGTCGTGGGTAACATAGATAAAGCGACGGGGACACGAGACATTCGGCTGCTTCGCGGTTTGAAAAGTGTGCTGGTTATATCGTTAATTGCTGCTGCTATTGCTGCATTATCAAAATCTGGTATCCCACCCTTTATGGGGTTCTTGAGCAAGGAGTACATGTACAAGGCGCTACTTGAGGTCAACACATGGATTTTGCTGGTGCTGCTTGTTGTCAACGCACTTATGGTGTCGCTAGCAATGTCACTTATTTTCAAACCGTTTCTTTCTTCAAAACCTCACGGTTCTCAAGAAAAGAGAGCGGCAGTAGCAAAGCCGGTAGAGACGAGTTTCATGCTCTGGATACCGCCAGCTTTACTGGCACTGGGTAGCATCGCTTTACCTGTTTTGGCTCTTGGTTGGCTTAATAGCAATATTGTGGCCCCTGGCGTGCAAACCGTCTCACCCGATCTTCTAGTCGGCGACGTTAAATTATGGCAAGGCATAAATCTTCCTCTGATCCTCAGTGGGTTTACTTTGGGCTTAGGCGTCTTGTTTTACAAATTATCAGGTCGCGCACAAACATGGTGGGATAGGGGGGGCGTAACAACACCTTTAGCTGACCCTGTGTTCCATCGATTCATGGCATCATTGGTCGGTGTCGCTAAATGGCAAACCAATTTGCTTCAACACAAAAAGCTTGGTGGCTACGTGCTCACCTCATTTGCAGTCCTCGCGATCTTGCTGTTCAGTCATATCTCGTTGGGGAATGTTAATTGGTCGTCTAGTCTTGCTGAACTTCGCTATTTCGAGGTCGTCATTGCTGCGATCATGATTGCCTCTGCACTGCTTTGTATTGTTTCGACTTCTCGTCTTTTAGCGGTCGCGTCATTAGGTGTGATTGGCTTTATGACGACATTGGTTTTTATGCTCTACAGCGCGCCGGATGTCGCCAAAACTCTCTTATTGGTAGAGACGCTGCTGGTGGTCTTCGTTGCACTTTTAATGCGCCATTTACCGTTGTTCTCAACCGTTCCTAAACATCCACGTCGACGTCGAGCACTGCACGCAGTCGTCGCTATTTTCATTGGCGTTGCAGTCACTATGTTGCTAATTACGATCACCTCCCAGCCTATAGATACGAGCTTATCGCAGTTCTTTGCAGAGCAAAGCGTGCCTGGCGGTCATGGTCGCAATATTGTGAATGTGATTTTGGTAGATTTTCGTGCCTTCGACACCTTTGGCGAGGTAGTGGTTGTTGTTATCGCGGGGCTATCAGCCGCAAGTCTAGTCAACTCAAGCGTTCATAAAAAGAACAAGATCAATTCGCTCATTTTCGCCACCACAGCGCACATTGTCGCAGCGCTTATGCTGGTGTTCTCACTCTATCTGTTGCTGAGAGGTCACAACACACCGGGAGGCGGCTTCATTGGCGCACTTATCGCCGTCATTGGTCTGTCTCTACTTATGTTTGCCGAATCGCCAAGTTACGTAAGGGAGCGATTGTATTACTCACCGTTTGGCATCGCGATGGTGGGGATTGCAGTGAGTGCTTTGTCAGGCGTAATGAGTTTGTTGGTGGGTCTGCCGTACCTCACGGGTTTGTGGTGGAAAGAAGTCGTGCCCCTTGGAACGCCGCTGCTATTTGATGTCGGTATTTACCTGTCGATTATCGGTGGAGTGATGGGGATGCTGCTAAAAGTGAATGAGGAGCTCGACTGA
- a CDS encoding proton-conducting transporter membrane subunit: MTELGLTLPVVISLLTSILTFFARRHLRVLDYVSGISVSVTFCIALALLVGVLNGGPQAVAFGQWAAPFGIVFVADLLSAAMVLVTAIIGAVCVFYAMADLRDKPSYGMYHVLIHVLLAGVYGAFLTGDIFNLYVWFEVMLIASFGLMVLDAGKVQVDGAVKYVVLNLVSTLVFLLAIGLLYGATGTLNLADLHTKAQTIPTETKALLSVLFLFAFAIKSALFPLFSWLPASYHTLPNAVVALFAGLLTKVGVYALIRLFTLVFPLAESGWQPLLIWVAGLTMLTGVLGAAAQFDIKRILSFHIISQIGYMIMGLAIYTPLALAGAIFYIVHHIIVKANLFLIGGFVERRYGSSHLSKLGGVYKSMPLLAFLFVIPAFSLAGFPPLSGFWGKFLVIKDSLHTEHYMLAVTALVVGLLTIFSMTKIWSEAFWKPQPEETRSVALPKAVQLLYYTPIVILTTTSLVIGFAAEPFFQFAMGAANQLLVPSAYVDAVLGGRL, from the coding sequence ATGACAGAGCTAGGTTTGACGTTACCCGTTGTCATATCACTGCTGACATCGATACTGACATTCTTTGCTCGACGCCATTTGCGCGTTTTGGACTATGTTAGCGGCATCAGCGTCAGCGTCACGTTTTGTATCGCGTTAGCCTTGCTAGTTGGTGTGCTTAATGGTGGTCCTCAAGCCGTGGCATTCGGGCAATGGGCAGCACCTTTTGGAATCGTGTTTGTAGCTGATTTGCTCAGTGCCGCCATGGTTTTAGTGACAGCAATAATAGGGGCCGTCTGTGTCTTCTACGCGATGGCCGATCTTAGAGATAAACCTTCATACGGCATGTACCACGTGCTGATACATGTTTTGCTCGCGGGGGTGTATGGCGCTTTCCTCACCGGAGATATCTTCAACCTCTATGTGTGGTTTGAGGTGATGCTAATAGCCTCATTTGGTCTGATGGTTCTGGATGCTGGAAAAGTTCAGGTCGATGGGGCAGTCAAGTATGTGGTGCTTAATCTGGTCTCTACACTGGTCTTCTTGCTGGCGATAGGTTTACTGTACGGTGCGACTGGCACGCTCAATCTGGCAGATTTGCACACCAAAGCCCAAACAATACCAACAGAAACCAAAGCTCTGCTCTCAGTGTTGTTCTTGTTCGCATTTGCCATTAAGTCGGCATTGTTTCCGCTCTTTTCATGGTTACCTGCGTCATACCATACTTTGCCGAATGCAGTGGTTGCCTTGTTTGCGGGCTTGCTGACTAAAGTAGGGGTGTACGCGCTTATTCGACTGTTTACTTTGGTATTTCCACTGGCGGAGAGTGGATGGCAACCGCTACTCATATGGGTAGCTGGTTTAACCATGTTAACAGGCGTATTGGGGGCTGCCGCTCAGTTTGATATTAAGCGCATCTTATCGTTTCATATCATCAGTCAGATCGGCTACATGATCATGGGGTTAGCTATCTACACGCCGTTAGCACTAGCGGGGGCGATTTTCTATATTGTTCATCACATCATAGTGAAAGCCAACCTGTTCTTGATTGGTGGATTTGTCGAGCGTCGATATGGCTCCAGTCACCTGTCCAAGCTTGGTGGCGTTTATAAGTCCATGCCTTTACTGGCCTTCTTGTTCGTTATTCCAGCCTTCTCATTAGCGGGTTTTCCACCCTTATCTGGTTTCTGGGGCAAGTTTTTGGTTATCAAAGACAGCCTTCATACGGAACACTACATGCTCGCTGTAACTGCTTTAGTGGTGGGACTGTTGACCATTTTCTCGATGACCAAGATTTGGAGTGAAGCGTTTTGGAAGCCTCAACCTGAGGAGACGAGATCGGTGGCTTTGCCCAAGGCTGTTCAACTCTTGTATTACACCCCCATCGTTATCTTAACAACAACCAGTTTAGTGATTGGCTTCGCCGCAGAGCCGTTTTTTCAATTCGCCATGGGGGCTGCAAACCAGCTTTTAGTACCCAGTGCCTACGTAGATGCCGTGTTAGGAGGCCGATTATGA
- a CDS encoding DUF2391 family protein, with translation MKPSFNFEDVSQLLVGAFALGMPISFSEEAWHLGVTLPAINLLMIVLLSVCFVTLYTYEAVFQRNIVERKLAFVSRVFWAYALTMVVVALILICLDKLPLLDDPVVAFKRVLLISMPASMGAIVVDSFDKE, from the coding sequence ATGAAGCCTAGTTTTAACTTTGAAGATGTGAGTCAACTACTTGTTGGCGCGTTTGCCCTTGGTATGCCGATTTCTTTTTCAGAAGAAGCCTGGCACCTAGGGGTAACGCTCCCCGCAATCAATTTGCTAATGATTGTGCTGTTGTCGGTTTGTTTTGTTACTTTGTACACCTATGAAGCTGTGTTTCAACGCAACATTGTCGAGCGTAAGCTGGCTTTTGTGTCTCGTGTGTTTTGGGCTTATGCGCTTACCATGGTTGTTGTTGCGTTGATACTAATATGCCTTGATAAGTTACCGTTATTGGATGATCCTGTCGTTGCTTTTAAACGAGTCTTGTTGATTTCAATGCCCGCTTCGATGGGGGCGATAGTCGTGGATAGTTTTGATAAGGAATAG
- a CDS encoding TPR end-of-group domain-containing protein produces MRLLLITIMLTLLWQGPALAQSTKYSDSELLDRPLMERYILDELKSLRQDQQELEKRLVVQITDRELAVADKSLNYANVTVTYFFYIIAGVASLIAFVGWQSLREFKNNTKEMADKRLDAIASEYEKKFSALERDLKRKTRIISENNKEIERINEIHNLWLRAQSMPTAEQRIDVYDEILTIRPGDLEALTYKADAAMEIREYHWALSLCNRVLELDTTNGPALYQRACAFSRLGVEEQAIEDLELAIEASPSIRELINTEPDLEGLHGNPRFDALLELTHSSEGASN; encoded by the coding sequence ATGAGATTACTCTTGATAACAATAATGCTAACGCTCCTATGGCAAGGGCCGGCTCTGGCACAATCCACAAAATACTCTGATTCTGAATTGCTCGATCGCCCCCTGATGGAGCGATACATACTTGATGAGCTCAAATCGCTAAGACAAGACCAACAAGAGCTTGAGAAAAGACTGGTAGTTCAAATTACTGACCGAGAACTAGCAGTGGCTGATAAGTCATTGAACTACGCGAATGTCACCGTCACCTACTTCTTCTACATCATTGCCGGTGTGGCTTCTTTAATTGCGTTTGTTGGATGGCAATCGTTGCGTGAATTTAAGAACAACACGAAAGAGATGGCAGATAAAAGGCTAGACGCTATTGCGAGTGAATATGAAAAGAAATTTAGTGCGTTGGAGCGAGATCTGAAGAGAAAGACAAGGATCATCAGTGAGAACAACAAAGAAATCGAGCGAATCAATGAAATCCACAATCTTTGGTTAAGAGCTCAAAGTATGCCAACCGCTGAGCAGCGTATCGATGTCTACGATGAAATCTTAACGATTCGCCCCGGTGACCTCGAAGCACTCACCTATAAAGCGGATGCAGCTATGGAAATTAGGGAATATCACTGGGCACTGAGCTTATGTAATCGAGTATTAGAACTGGATACTACAAACGGCCCTGCACTGTATCAACGTGCTTGCGCATTCTCTCGTCTTGGGGTGGAAGAACAAGCTATTGAAGATTTAGAACTTGCTATTGAAGCAAGTCCCTCGATTCGTGAGCTGATCAACACCGAACCAGATTTGGAAGGCTTACATGGTAATCCTAGATTTGATGCGTTACTGGAGCTAACACACTCTTCAGAAGGTGCAAGCAATTAA
- the mnhG gene encoding monovalent cation/H(+) antiporter subunit G — MQVVVALLLIFGTLLVLVASIGVLRMPDLYTRMHAATKAGTVGLAAILFSVALSIHDLTVLSRVIGTMVFIVLTAPVAAHLLGKSMQARGYKIWRNRSDDAPSVEQETSEKGVS; from the coding sequence ATGCAAGTGGTTGTCGCGCTACTATTAATATTCGGAACTCTGTTAGTTCTGGTCGCGAGTATTGGCGTTCTGCGCATGCCCGATCTCTATACGCGTATGCATGCTGCAACGAAAGCAGGTACTGTTGGGCTTGCTGCCATACTCTTCTCTGTTGCCTTGTCTATTCATGATCTGACAGTGCTATCACGGGTGATAGGCACTATGGTGTTTATCGTCCTAACTGCACCCGTCGCAGCCCACTTGTTGGGTAAAAGTATGCAAGCCCGCGGCTATAAGATTTGGCGCAATCGCTCAGATGATGCACCGTCGGTAGAACAAGAGACTAGCGAGAAAGGTGTGAGCTAG
- the yjeH gene encoding L-methionine/branched-chain amino acid transporter, which translates to MSQLKQEITLLGGIGQMSTTLLGTGLFMVPAIAASIAGEQILWAWFALLLAICPIAITFASLGKRYPNAGGASYFVRQAFGPRLEKAIALLFISVIPVGVPAAIAIAGGFAQQFLPSFMSHPLSAQLFVVALLMAVNFSGSKSSSRLQTLIAVGIIVLVASFVWSSDVHATNFAPTASSNADIGSIAQAIAVMFWCFVGIEAFAHMGEEFKRPERDYPIAILVGCLLAGAVYYVFSAVVLEHHAYGTQTLNTTSVPFIADKLFGPQATWIISIVGFLACFATINLYTQSLARMIWSLAREYRPESSVARVSVKGVPTIATLMVGATLTVSCVFGYLSGIDINIFLTLANGIFVVIYLFAMWSAVRLLSGWRKKLAILSLILCVLVLLSIGLAMIYASVVLALLWALLGRISK; encoded by the coding sequence ATGTCACAGCTTAAACAAGAAATTACTCTACTCGGTGGCATTGGCCAGATGTCTACCACTCTCCTTGGTACTGGCTTATTCATGGTACCCGCTATTGCCGCCAGTATTGCCGGCGAGCAAATCCTTTGGGCTTGGTTTGCTCTATTACTTGCCATCTGCCCGATTGCAATTACGTTCGCATCGCTTGGAAAGCGCTACCCTAACGCGGGAGGAGCATCGTACTTTGTGCGCCAAGCATTCGGTCCGCGACTAGAAAAAGCCATTGCCCTGCTATTTATTAGCGTCATACCCGTCGGTGTTCCCGCTGCCATTGCAATTGCTGGTGGCTTTGCACAGCAATTCTTGCCAAGCTTTATGTCTCACCCACTATCCGCACAGCTATTTGTGGTCGCCCTGCTCATGGCGGTGAACTTTTCAGGCAGCAAATCATCAAGTCGACTTCAAACCCTCATAGCGGTGGGCATTATTGTATTAGTGGCGAGTTTTGTGTGGAGCAGTGATGTGCACGCGACAAACTTTGCTCCGACTGCCTCGTCAAATGCTGATATCGGTTCTATTGCTCAAGCTATCGCAGTTATGTTTTGGTGCTTCGTAGGAATCGAAGCGTTTGCTCATATGGGCGAAGAGTTCAAAAGACCTGAACGTGATTACCCTATCGCCATTTTGGTCGGGTGCCTTCTCGCTGGCGCTGTTTATTACGTTTTCTCAGCTGTGGTCTTAGAGCATCACGCATACGGTACTCAAACTTTAAACACCACCTCAGTCCCCTTCATTGCCGACAAATTATTTGGTCCTCAAGCCACTTGGATTATCAGTATCGTTGGCTTTTTAGCATGCTTTGCAACTATAAACCTCTACACCCAAAGCCTGGCTCGTATGATCTGGTCGCTGGCTCGAGAGTATCGTCCAGAGAGTTCAGTTGCTCGAGTGTCCGTGAAAGGTGTTCCTACTATTGCCACATTAATGGTTGGAGCCACACTTACTGTGTCATGCGTATTTGGCTATTTGTCTGGTATCGACATCAATATCTTTTTAACGCTCGCCAATGGAATTTTTGTGGTGATATACCTTTTCGCAATGTGGAGTGCGGTGAGACTGCTTAGTGGCTGGCGAAAGAAACTCGCAATATTGTCTCTTATCTTATGTGTCTTAGTTCTGCTCTCGATTGGTTTGGCGATGATATATGCCAGCGTCGTATTGGCTTTGCTTTGGGCACTACTGGGTAGAATTAGCAAATAG
- a CDS encoding polysaccharide lyase, whose translation MSAFSGSLACPTSNDASKQQYERSVSFSNLTDWGRHFSYAHSATLVPEPHNEEHTVLRVEVRENDVFATRTGDAYRAEVYERYKAPFNTEMRYRFRTLISEEWEFDDVRALIAQWHATPDLHLGEISRSPNLGIELRNDRFLIRGQTSDLPVNLHNKEGMTRVRHYLSEPIEKDRWYQFDIKVMWTPSSEGYLQVQIDDTIVVDYQGPTSYLDCVGPYFKAGVYRDYSPHTFVVYFDDYSRSEM comes from the coding sequence ATGTCAGCTTTTAGTGGAAGCTTGGCATGTCCAACGTCCAACGATGCCTCGAAGCAGCAATATGAAAGATCAGTGAGTTTTTCCAACCTAACGGATTGGGGACGGCACTTCTCTTATGCACACTCCGCAACACTCGTTCCCGAACCGCATAACGAGGAACACACCGTATTGCGAGTAGAAGTTCGAGAAAATGATGTATTTGCTACAAGAACGGGTGATGCCTACCGGGCTGAAGTCTATGAGCGCTATAAAGCACCATTTAATACGGAAATGCGTTATCGATTTAGAACGCTCATCTCCGAGGAATGGGAGTTTGACGACGTGCGGGCTCTTATCGCCCAATGGCATGCTACGCCGGATTTACACTTGGGAGAGATAAGTCGAAGCCCTAACTTAGGTATAGAGCTACGGAATGATCGCTTTTTAATTCGAGGGCAAACCAGTGACCTCCCTGTGAATTTGCACAACAAAGAGGGTATGACTCGAGTTCGCCATTATTTAAGTGAACCAATTGAAAAAGATCGTTGGTATCAATTTGATATTAAGGTGATGTGGACGCCAAGCTCTGAGGGCTATCTGCAAGTCCAAATAGATGACACTATAGTTGTGGATTATCAGGGTCCAACTAGCTATCTTGACTGTGTGGGACCTTATTTTAAGGCGGGCGTTTACCGAGATTATTCACCACATACTTTCGTTGTTTATTTTGATGATTACTCTCGAAGTGAAATGTAA
- a CDS encoding c-type cytochrome produces MNFLPAVSVLSILFSGTALASNFGDAELGKVKSPSCVFCHNPNGPTSQPSYPDLNGQDPLYLYNAMRAYINDERSGPMAALMKAQLQNLSDEDLKDVAAFYSEQ; encoded by the coding sequence ATGAATTTCCTTCCTGCTGTCTCCGTACTATCGATTTTATTCTCGGGCACTGCACTCGCCAGCAACTTTGGTGATGCTGAACTTGGAAAGGTTAAGTCACCCAGTTGCGTGTTTTGCCATAACCCGAACGGTCCCACCAGCCAGCCGAGCTACCCAGACCTTAACGGACAAGATCCACTTTACTTATATAACGCGATGAGAGCCTATATCAACGACGAGCGTTCAGGCCCCATGGCTGCACTGATGAAAGCTCAACTGCAAAACTTATCAGATGAAGATCTTAAGGATGTCGCGGCGTTTTACTCTGAGCAATAA
- a CDS encoding nitroreductase family protein, translating into MDVFDVLHQHRSIREYHDDPIAPELLDEILQAGVRASSSGNMQSYSIIVTQDKARREALFEPHMKQNMVVDAPVLLTFCADFRRMRKWLKQSEAPLNFDNFMSFMIAAIDATLVSQNVAVAAEAKGLGLCYMGSTLANCDQIGEILELPEGVVPVVGYSIGYPAENPEIRDRLPMDGLIHHEVYQDHDDDTIQSIYHDRETAGWARYMSYPELKKMIEDSDVENLAQVYTKLKYTRKSHVTFSNNVLNYLEKQGFMNHEPS; encoded by the coding sequence ATGGATGTATTTGATGTTCTTCATCAGCACCGCTCAATTCGTGAGTACCACGATGACCCTATCGCACCAGAATTACTTGATGAAATCTTGCAAGCAGGCGTGAGAGCTTCCTCGTCAGGAAACATGCAGTCGTACTCAATCATCGTTACCCAAGACAAGGCACGTCGTGAGGCTTTATTTGAACCTCATATGAAGCAGAACATGGTGGTTGATGCACCCGTATTGCTGACTTTCTGTGCTGATTTTAGAAGAATGCGTAAGTGGTTAAAGCAAAGCGAAGCGCCTTTAAACTTTGATAACTTTATGAGTTTTATGATCGCTGCGATTGATGCGACTTTGGTATCGCAAAACGTAGCAGTTGCTGCTGAGGCGAAGGGACTAGGTCTATGTTACATGGGTTCAACCCTAGCAAACTGTGACCAGATTGGTGAGATTCTAGAACTCCCAGAAGGTGTTGTACCCGTTGTCGGCTACTCAATTGGTTATCCCGCCGAAAACCCTGAGATCCGCGACCGTCTACCGATGGATGGGTTAATACATCATGAGGTTTATCAAGATCATGATGACGATACGATTCAATCAATCTACCACGACAGAGAAACCGCAGGATGGGCTCGTTACATGTCTTATCCTGAGCTTAAAAAGATGATCGAGGACTCTGATGTGGAGAACCTTGCGCAGGTTTATACCAAGCTTAAGTACACGCGAAAATCGCATGTAACCTTCTCAAATAACGTACTTAACTACCTCGAAAAGCAAGGCTTCATGAATCACGAACCGTCTTAA
- a CDS encoding monovalent cation/H+ antiporter complex subunit F has protein sequence MSIQFAYVGLLVSLVLSFVRLAKGPTLADRVVALDLMAFITIGFIAIVTLDTMQTSLLDIAITLGLVAFLGTIAFARLIVKDKQAGGS, from the coding sequence ATGAGTATCCAGTTTGCCTATGTGGGATTGTTAGTGAGCTTGGTGCTGTCTTTCGTGAGGCTTGCTAAGGGGCCAACGTTGGCAGATCGAGTCGTTGCCTTGGACCTTATGGCGTTCATTACTATTGGATTCATTGCCATAGTGACCCTCGATACGATGCAAACGTCGCTACTTGATATTGCGATTACTTTAGGATTGGTCGCTTTTTTGGGCACAATCGCGTTTGCTCGTTTAATTGTTAAAGACAAACAAGCAGGAGGGTCGTAA